The following are from one region of the Gammaproteobacteria bacterium genome:
- a CDS encoding Slp family lipoprotein, whose product MYRLLWLVLPGLLLGACATIPAELTKGPYTQVTPQEAQTVKHDGQRVRWGGVIVDTTPGAKETCFRVLALPLDSSARPERSDNALGRFIGCAPAFYDPAVYAAGREITVTGVLDGVESGTVDNYRYVFPKLRLETVYLWPQRPNVIYVPYRDPFWNPFYGPYWPYSPYPWW is encoded by the coding sequence ATGTACCGATTATTATGGCTAGTCTTGCCGGGCCTGCTGCTCGGTGCCTGCGCCACGATACCGGCCGAGCTTACTAAGGGTCCTTACACCCAGGTGACGCCGCAAGAGGCCCAGACTGTAAAACATGATGGACAGCGGGTACGCTGGGGCGGAGTAATTGTCGATACAACGCCCGGCGCGAAGGAAACCTGCTTTCGCGTGCTGGCGCTCCCCCTCGACAGCAGTGCACGCCCGGAACGCAGCGATAACGCACTGGGACGCTTCATCGGATGCGCGCCGGCCTTTTATGACCCGGCGGTATATGCCGCAGGACGTGAAATTACGGTTACTGGAGTGCTCGATGGCGTCGAATCCGGCACTGTAGACAACTATCGCTATGTGTTTCCCAAGCTTAGGCTGGAGACGGTGTACCTGTGGCCGCAACGGCCCAATGTGATTTATGTCCCCTATCGAGATCCCTTCTGGAACCCCTTCTACGGCCCCTATTGGCCTTATAGCCCTTACCCCTGGTGGTAA
- a CDS encoding Slp family lipoprotein, producing MNNTSRWLGLLMVVLVSGCAANPPFSAEKLMMVDRSLTPQHVSQNNIAPKTAVLWGGVIVDSRNMNDYTELTVLGYPLDSSQRPETAKTSIGRFLVRRPEYLEPLIYSPKREITVVGMVDEVTEGRVGDSPYHYPVVKADRIYLWPLRSAGASRFSIGVGVGVGVGIIR from the coding sequence ATGAATAATACATCGCGCTGGCTCGGCTTGTTGATGGTGGTGCTGGTAAGCGGCTGCGCCGCTAATCCGCCTTTCTCTGCGGAGAAGCTGATGATGGTGGACCGCAGCCTCACTCCGCAGCACGTATCGCAAAACAATATTGCGCCGAAAACCGCCGTATTATGGGGAGGGGTGATAGTCGACAGCCGCAATATGAACGACTATACCGAGCTGACTGTGCTTGGTTACCCGCTCGACTCCAGCCAGCGACCTGAAACTGCCAAGACATCCATCGGCCGCTTTCTGGTGCGGCGGCCTGAATACCTGGAACCCCTGATATACTCCCCAAAACGCGAGATCACTGTGGTGGGGATGGTAGATGAGGTTACGGAGGGCCGCGTGGGTGACAGCCCCTATCACTACCCGGTCGTAAAAGCAGACAGGATTTACCTCTGGCCGCTCCGCAGTGCCGGCGCGTCCCGGTTTAGTATCGGAGTCGGGGTCGGGGTCGGGGTCGGGATTATACGTTAG
- a CDS encoding class I SAM-dependent methyltransferase, whose protein sequence is MKVNDSGMPEEAYWNSLFDIEGIVDWLAITKDSTIVEIGCGYGTFTVPIAKKSGGNIYAFDIEPSMIEISRENVYKFGLSNVIFSLRDILEQGAGIESNSADMVLLFNILHFSERRMLLAEASRILKKGGVVAIIHWRKDIPTPRGPALDLRPDITQILNACEGLNLRYQGNSRILEPYHWGIQLVKEVSA, encoded by the coding sequence ATGAAAGTCAATGATAGCGGTATGCCAGAAGAAGCCTATTGGAATAGCTTGTTTGACATCGAAGGCATAGTTGATTGGCTGGCGATTACAAAAGACTCCACGATTGTTGAAATTGGTTGCGGGTATGGCACCTTCACTGTCCCCATAGCAAAGAAATCGGGAGGCAATATCTACGCTTTTGACATTGAGCCATCAATGATTGAAATCTCGCGGGAGAATGTATACAAATTCGGGCTGTCAAACGTAATATTCAGCTTGCGAGATATTCTTGAGCAGGGAGCAGGCATTGAGTCCAATAGCGCGGACATGGTTTTGCTTTTTAATATCCTTCACTTCAGTGAAAGAAGAATGCTGCTTGCCGAAGCATCACGCATTCTCAAGAAAGGAGGCGTTGTGGCAATTATTCATTGGAGAAAGGACATTCCTACTCCGCGTGGCCCGGCTCTTGATCTTCGGCCAGATATAACTCAAATACTAAATGCATGTGAAGGGCTAAATTTGCGCTATCAAGGCAACAGTAGAATACTGGAGCCGTACCATTGGGGTATTCAATTGGTCAAAGAGGTGTCGGCATGA
- a CDS encoding DsrE family protein encodes MKMGIIIESNEPEKAWNAVRFGNAALKQGHEAKIFLMSAGVEIENITHEKYNAKVQIEEFAKNGGVVLACGTCLKSRNQSETDVCPISTMLDCVNMVEWADKVISF; translated from the coding sequence ATGAAAATGGGTATCATCATTGAATCAAATGAACCGGAAAAGGCTTGGAATGCGGTTCGCTTCGGTAACGCCGCCCTGAAGCAAGGGCATGAGGCAAAAATCTTTTTAATGAGTGCCGGCGTTGAAATAGAAAATATCACTCATGAAAAATACAACGCAAAAGTGCAGATTGAAGAGTTCGCAAAAAATGGCGGGGTCGTTTTGGCTTGCGGAACCTGTCTTAAATCACGCAATCAAAGTGAAACCGACGTTTGCCCAATATCAACGATGCTTGATTGTGTGAATATGGTTGAGTGGGCTGACAAGGTTATTTCATTTTGA
- a CDS encoding TolC family protein has translation MRQNRAKERQLLLAILCLLGPADALPASLFQNLDDPFSTGTLTSASPANLGGTEGGELSCAFPPNGKNALGLVDVIEHALCNNPQTHQAWATAKVQAAQVGVAESAFLPSLNLTGQTARSLASSTNTRPALAQTLISATPAMNYLLFDFGGRNATLESARQSLAAANWTQNATLQNVFFSAVQDYYLMFAAQATVISASEAEKSSLEAMNAAESRYKAGVVTPADKLQAQTAYAQAKLNRIQAEGNAQIAKGTLANVIGIDPDYGIEILPPRIQEPDEGQEQKVRELITTAKQQRPDLAAAEAQVNAAIQNIKSTEATGKPIISLFANYGYSHSNVVEQPQTTALGVSINVPIFTGFNNTYRIRAARAQAEVTAAQRDQVKNQVALDTWSAYHALNTTRETLRSTADLVASATQAERVALGRYKAGAGTILDLLTAQASLANARLQRIQSQYNWHVAKARLAQAIGRLDFSSIASTSQ, from the coding sequence ATGAGGCAAAATCGGGCGAAAGAGCGGCAGCTCCTGCTCGCCATACTCTGTCTGCTAGGCCCGGCGGATGCCCTTCCGGCATCACTATTTCAGAATCTCGATGACCCGTTCTCCACCGGCACGCTGACGAGCGCGAGCCCTGCGAACCTTGGCGGAACAGAAGGCGGCGAGCTATCCTGCGCCTTCCCTCCCAACGGAAAGAATGCATTGGGATTGGTTGATGTGATCGAGCACGCACTGTGCAACAATCCGCAAACCCACCAAGCGTGGGCAACCGCAAAAGTGCAGGCGGCGCAGGTCGGTGTTGCTGAATCAGCCTTTCTTCCCAGCCTGAACCTCACCGGGCAGACCGCACGCTCCCTCGCCTCTTCCACCAACACGCGCCCAGCCCTGGCTCAAACGCTAATCAGCGCAACGCCTGCAATGAACTATTTGTTGTTCGATTTTGGCGGTCGCAATGCCACCCTTGAAAGCGCACGCCAATCGCTTGCCGCTGCGAACTGGACACAAAATGCAACGCTGCAAAATGTGTTTTTTTCCGCAGTGCAGGATTATTACCTGATGTTCGCAGCGCAAGCCACGGTTATCTCGGCATCAGAGGCGGAAAAATCCAGCTTGGAGGCCATGAACGCCGCCGAGTCGCGCTACAAGGCGGGCGTCGTGACACCCGCCGACAAATTACAGGCTCAAACTGCTTATGCGCAAGCCAAACTCAATCGCATACAGGCGGAGGGAAACGCGCAAATTGCAAAAGGAACCTTGGCGAATGTCATTGGGATAGACCCGGATTATGGGATTGAGATCCTGCCACCACGGATTCAGGAGCCGGATGAAGGCCAGGAACAAAAGGTGCGCGAACTGATTACCACCGCAAAACAGCAGCGTCCCGATCTCGCTGCGGCGGAAGCCCAAGTCAATGCTGCAATACAAAACATCAAGTCGACGGAAGCAACCGGGAAGCCGATAATTTCCCTGTTCGCCAACTACGGATACAGTCATTCCAACGTCGTCGAGCAACCGCAAACCACGGCACTGGGGGTTTCGATCAACGTTCCAATATTCACTGGCTTTAACAACACCTACCGGATTCGTGCGGCCCGTGCGCAAGCAGAGGTTACGGCCGCCCAGCGAGACCAAGTCAAGAACCAGGTGGCGCTGGACACATGGAGCGCTTATCACGCGCTCAACACCACGCGGGAGACACTGAGGAGCACCGCTGATCTGGTCGCCAGCGCCACGCAGGCGGAACGTGTAGCACTCGGCCGATACAAGGCGGGAGCGGGAACCATCCTGGATCTGCTCACTGCACAGGCGAGTCTTGCCAATGCGCGCCTGCAACGCATTCAGTCGCAATACAATTGGCATGTCGCCAAAGCGAGGCTTGCGCAAGCGATTGGGCGGCTGGATTTTTCCAGCATCGCATCAACCTCACAGTGA
- a CDS encoding efflux RND transporter periplasmic adaptor subunit, giving the protein MAQSKFSLAKMVAVVVLLAIIAGAYSWWNTKRALPAEKRYVTEVVSYGDVAMTVTANGTINPVVLVNVGTQVSGTVKKLYADFNGQVTAGQKLLELDPSIYEAAVGQSRASVANAEASLKLAQANEKRTRELYGQEYVSRQELDQSVQARESAQAQLHLAQAQLRRDRTNLGYTIIRSPVSGVVVSRVVDLGQTVAASFQTPVLFTIAQDVRQMQIDTNVAEADVGNVRVGQLVRFNVDAFPNRSFQGTVKQIRLNPITVQNVVTYDVVVGVENPDKTLFPGMTAYINIVVTQRNNVPLIPNAAMRFKPKEEQQPAGKVTPARKKREPGSATVYVLKEGQLKPVKVRIGITDNKYTEVLGGDLKPGDKVVTDDLNEQAGGGAGSAQSFRVRMF; this is encoded by the coding sequence ATGGCGCAGTCGAAGTTTTCCCTGGCAAAAATGGTCGCAGTAGTAGTGCTGCTCGCGATTATCGCCGGAGCCTACTCCTGGTGGAACACGAAACGCGCCCTTCCCGCAGAGAAACGTTATGTGACCGAAGTGGTGAGTTATGGCGATGTCGCAATGACCGTCACAGCCAATGGGACAATCAACCCCGTGGTGTTGGTGAATGTAGGCACGCAAGTATCGGGGACCGTCAAAAAGCTCTATGCGGATTTCAACGGCCAAGTCACTGCAGGCCAAAAGTTGCTTGAGCTGGACCCTTCAATCTACGAAGCAGCCGTCGGGCAGAGCAGAGCCTCCGTCGCCAACGCTGAAGCATCACTGAAGCTCGCCCAGGCGAACGAGAAACGTACCAGGGAATTATACGGTCAGGAATATGTATCCAGACAGGAACTCGACCAGTCCGTGCAGGCCCGCGAGTCGGCACAGGCGCAACTCCATCTCGCGCAGGCTCAGCTCAGGCGCGACCGGACAAATCTCGGCTATACCATCATCCGTTCCCCGGTTTCAGGAGTCGTTGTATCCCGGGTGGTCGATCTGGGCCAAACCGTCGCCGCCAGCTTCCAGACGCCGGTACTGTTCACCATCGCCCAGGATGTGCGCCAGATGCAGATCGACACTAATGTCGCGGAAGCGGATGTCGGTAACGTCCGTGTCGGCCAACTGGTTCGGTTCAACGTGGACGCCTTTCCTAACCGCTCGTTCCAGGGTACCGTGAAACAAATTCGGCTCAACCCGATCACGGTGCAGAACGTCGTAACGTACGATGTGGTCGTAGGCGTGGAAAACCCCGACAAGACCCTGTTCCCGGGCATGACTGCATATATCAACATCGTCGTCACCCAGCGCAACAACGTGCCATTAATTCCCAATGCGGCGATGCGTTTCAAACCCAAGGAAGAGCAACAACCGGCCGGCAAAGTTACACCCGCGCGAAAAAAACGGGAGCCCGGGTCTGCAACTGTCTATGTGCTGAAAGAGGGACAACTGAAACCTGTCAAGGTACGGATCGGCATCACAGACAATAAGTACACTGAAGTGCTGGGCGGCGACCTCAAGCCAGGTGACAAGGTCGTTACCGACGACTTGAACGAGCAAGCCGGCGGTGGTGCCGGATCGGCGCAATCATTCCGGGTCAGGATGTTCTAA
- a CDS encoding ABC transporter ATP-binding protein has protein sequence MPEHVIQTEHLLKQYETAAGISPVLKGINLTVERGEFLAIMGPSGSGKSTFMNILGCLDTATSGHYYVNGQDVTVLGRNQLAHLRNKFIGFVFQGYNLLPRLSARDNVSLPLVYSGAPVSEMRMRAQEMLEKMGLGQFTDFLPNQMSGGQQQRVAIARALVNHPNLILADEPTGNLDTATSYEIMDILTKLNESDSITIVLVTHEPDIASYAKRLVRFVDGQIVYDGAPPPRKAREVA, from the coding sequence ATGCCAGAGCACGTCATCCAGACAGAGCACCTGCTCAAGCAGTACGAAACCGCAGCGGGCATTTCTCCAGTGTTGAAGGGTATTAACTTAACGGTTGAGCGGGGGGAGTTCCTGGCAATCATGGGACCATCAGGTTCCGGGAAGTCCACTTTCATGAACATCCTCGGCTGTCTGGATACGGCTACCAGCGGGCACTACTACGTCAATGGCCAGGACGTTACGGTACTTGGTCGCAATCAGCTTGCGCATCTTCGCAACAAATTCATCGGCTTCGTATTTCAAGGCTACAACCTGCTGCCACGGTTAAGCGCGCGCGACAATGTTTCGCTTCCGCTCGTGTATTCAGGTGCACCGGTTTCCGAAATGCGGATGCGCGCCCAGGAAATGTTGGAGAAAATGGGCCTCGGCCAGTTCACGGATTTTTTGCCCAACCAGATGTCCGGTGGTCAGCAGCAACGGGTAGCAATTGCCCGCGCGCTCGTCAACCACCCGAACCTGATCCTGGCCGACGAACCCACCGGCAACCTCGACACGGCAACCAGTTATGAAATCATGGATATCCTTACGAAACTAAACGAATCCGACAGTATTACCATTGTTCTGGTCACCCATGAACCCGATATTGCCAGTTACGCCAAGCGCCTGGTGCGATTCGTCGATGGCCAGATTGTTTACGATGGGGCACCGCCACCCCGCAAGGCAAGGGAGGTGGCATGA
- a CDS encoding ABC transporter permease yields MFFSMQRQAWHAMRANRLRTFLTMLGMMIGVGAVVLMLAIGQGAQFMVEQSISSMGSNLFIILSGGTTSGGVRTTTGAAPTLTAEDAQAMTDLPSIAAVAPMAPGSAQIVYGSNNWATQVYGTTPSFLIVRNWNVTSGYPFTDSDVRSATRVALLGQTIVTNLFGDEDPVGKTIRIRNSPYLVVGVLGAKGQSLDGRDQDDTILIPVTTAQRKLFGTQFRGSVRMIMAQATSAQAMNKAERDLNDLLRQRHHLSQNTDSDFTVRNLTAMAEAAAQTTRIMSMMLGAIASISLLVGGIGIMNIMLVSVTERTREIGIRIAVGARAFDILLQFLLEAVIISIVGCLVGAILGVGGAWLVNKLMDTPVVITAWSIVMSFLVAAAIGIFFGFYPARKAANLKPIDALRYQ; encoded by the coding sequence ATATTTTTTTCCATGCAACGGCAAGCCTGGCACGCCATGCGCGCGAACCGGCTGCGCACGTTCCTGACAATGCTGGGAATGATGATCGGCGTTGGCGCGGTCGTCCTGATGCTCGCCATCGGCCAGGGCGCGCAGTTCATGGTTGAGCAATCGATCTCCTCGATGGGCAGCAATCTGTTCATCATACTCTCAGGGGGCACAACCTCAGGGGGTGTGCGCACTACCACCGGAGCCGCGCCTACGCTGACGGCTGAGGACGCGCAGGCAATGACCGATCTGCCTTCCATAGCGGCGGTCGCACCCATGGCGCCGGGTTCCGCACAGATCGTATACGGATCCAACAACTGGGCGACCCAGGTATACGGCACCACGCCGAGTTTCCTCATAGTACGGAACTGGAATGTGACTTCCGGCTATCCCTTCACGGATTCGGACGTGCGCTCGGCAACACGCGTCGCCTTGCTCGGCCAGACCATAGTGACAAATCTTTTCGGCGACGAAGACCCGGTCGGCAAAACCATCCGCATCCGCAACAGCCCTTACCTCGTGGTCGGCGTGCTGGGCGCCAAGGGGCAAAGCCTCGACGGCCGAGACCAGGACGATACGATACTGATCCCGGTCACCACAGCCCAGCGCAAATTATTTGGCACTCAGTTCAGGGGTAGCGTGCGTATGATCATGGCGCAAGCCACATCGGCCCAGGCCATGAATAAAGCAGAGCGAGACTTAAACGACCTGCTGCGTCAGCGCCATCACCTTTCCCAAAACACCGATAGCGACTTCACCGTAAGAAACCTCACTGCCATGGCAGAAGCCGCCGCCCAGACAACCCGCATCATGTCTATGATGCTCGGGGCAATCGCCTCTATTTCACTGCTGGTAGGCGGCATCGGAATCATGAATATCATGCTGGTATCAGTCACGGAACGGACGCGTGAAATCGGCATACGGATTGCCGTCGGCGCCCGTGCGTTCGACATCCTGCTTCAATTTCTGTTGGAGGCGGTCATTATTTCTATCGTGGGTTGCCTGGTCGGTGCAATTCTGGGCGTGGGTGGCGCCTGGCTGGTCAACAAGCTCATGGACACCCCTGTTGTGATCACAGCCTGGTCCATCGTAATGTCGTTTTTGGTCGCCGCTGCGATCGGTATCTTTTTCGGTTTTTATCCCGCCCGCAAAGCGGCCAACCTGAAGCCTATAGATGCCTTGCGTTATCAATAA
- a CDS encoding response regulator: protein MPTKIIMLVEDNPDDEALTLRALKKNNILNEVVVARDGVEALDFLFAMGPYAGRDISIMPQLILLDLKLPKVDGLEVLRRLRADARTKLLPAVILTSSSEEADIVNSYQLGANSYVRKPVDFAQFMEAVRQLGLYWLVLNETSPIL, encoded by the coding sequence ATGCCTACTAAAATCATTATGCTGGTGGAAGACAACCCCGATGACGAGGCATTAACCCTGCGCGCTTTGAAAAAGAACAATATTCTCAACGAAGTCGTGGTGGCGCGCGACGGCGTCGAGGCGCTGGATTTCCTGTTCGCTATGGGACCTTATGCTGGCCGGGACATCAGCATAATGCCACAGCTTATCCTGCTCGATTTGAAACTGCCCAAAGTTGATGGGCTGGAAGTGCTGCGCCGTCTGCGCGCCGATGCCAGAACGAAGCTCCTACCGGCGGTGATTCTGACTTCTTCAAGCGAAGAAGCCGACATTGTCAATAGCTATCAACTCGGCGCCAACAGCTATGTGCGCAAGCCGGTGGATTTTGCGCAATTCATGGAGGCAGTGCGTCAACTAGGTTTGTATTGGCTGGTTTTAAACGAGACTTCACCGATCCTGTAA
- a CDS encoding EAL domain-containing protein has protein sequence MSTPLHVLMIEDSEDDAVLILRELRRCGYDPVFERVDTATAMKAALQTQTWDIVLADYSMPDFGAPAALTLLKESGIDLPFIIVSGSIGEEIAVAMMKAGAHDYLMKDNLIRLAPAIERELIETGERRKRRQAEAMLRESEERYRNLFESAHDMIQSVAPDGRFQFVNRAWLETMGYTLDEVKSLSVFDIILPELLDHCTALFDKVMSGGHYDNLETTFIAKNGQYVEVEGNISCRFVDGMPVASQGVFRNITQRKAHTAALEYQAAHDSLTGLPNRFQLSKDLDKVVEETRLSGKRMAFMLIDLDRFKEINDALGHQAGDILLKQIAPRLCTAVDIPANVARLGGDEFGLVLPHINSEEDALHAAEKVLAVICQPFDLEGLKVQIGASIGIALYPDHSDDPHSMMRCADIAMYLAKKNGGGYAVYNPTLDIYSPRRLSLITSLRIAILENQLVLHYQPKISLKDHDVIGMEALIRWQHPQHGLVAPNEFIPLAEVSDLIMPLTQWVLDNVLQQMREWHDMGIKANVAANISARNLQDSDLPDKIAVLLERYQIAPHYLELEITESAIIVDPLRATETLRRIHDLGVILSIDDFGTGYTSLSHLRKLPISTLKIDLSFISKMLISKDDAALVQSIIHLGHNLGMDVIAEGVENQDTLSMLGVLECDVVQGNLISPPMAATEMTQWLRNRC, from the coding sequence ATGAGCACTCCGCTGCACGTATTGATGATTGAAGATTCTGAAGATGACGCGGTATTAATACTGCGCGAGTTGCGGCGTTGTGGTTATGATCCGGTGTTTGAGCGCGTTGACACCGCCACCGCCATGAAAGCCGCGTTGCAAACCCAAACCTGGGATATCGTCCTGGCCGACTACTCAATGCCGGATTTTGGTGCTCCCGCCGCGCTTACCCTGCTCAAGGAAAGCGGCATAGACCTACCCTTTATCATCGTCTCCGGCAGCATCGGCGAGGAAATCGCCGTGGCCATGATGAAGGCCGGCGCACATGACTACCTGATGAAGGACAATTTGATACGGCTTGCGCCCGCGATTGAGCGTGAATTGATCGAAACAGGAGAAAGGCGTAAACGCCGCCAGGCCGAGGCAATGCTACGGGAAAGCGAAGAGCGCTACCGGAATCTGTTTGAAAGCGCCCACGACATGATTCAAAGCGTGGCTCCTGACGGACGCTTCCAATTCGTCAACCGCGCCTGGCTGGAGACGATGGGATACACACTGGATGAAGTGAAGTCGCTTAGCGTGTTCGATATTATTCTGCCTGAATTGCTGGACCACTGCACAGCCCTGTTTGACAAAGTAATGAGCGGAGGACACTACGACAATCTGGAAACCACCTTCATAGCCAAAAACGGTCAATATGTGGAAGTTGAAGGCAACATAAGCTGCCGTTTTGTGGATGGCATGCCAGTTGCGTCCCAAGGTGTCTTTCGCAATATCACCCAGCGCAAGGCGCATACCGCCGCCCTGGAATATCAAGCTGCGCACGATTCTCTAACCGGTCTCCCCAACCGGTTCCAGCTCAGCAAAGACCTGGACAAGGTTGTCGAGGAAACCCGGCTATCGGGCAAGCGCATGGCATTCATGCTCATCGATCTGGACCGCTTCAAGGAAATCAACGATGCCCTGGGCCATCAGGCCGGTGATATCCTGCTAAAGCAGATCGCACCGCGTTTATGCACTGCAGTGGATATCCCGGCAAACGTGGCGCGGTTGGGGGGCGACGAGTTTGGATTAGTGCTGCCACACATAAACAGCGAAGAGGATGCGCTTCATGCCGCCGAGAAAGTGCTGGCTGTTATCTGCCAGCCCTTTGATCTGGAAGGGCTGAAAGTGCAGATCGGCGCCAGTATCGGCATCGCATTGTATCCCGATCACAGTGATGACCCTCACTCCATGATGCGTTGCGCGGATATCGCTATGTATCTTGCCAAGAAAAACGGCGGCGGCTACGCCGTCTACAACCCCACGCTCGACATCTATAGCCCGCGCCGCCTGTCCCTCATCACCAGCCTGAGAATCGCTATACTGGAAAATCAGCTCGTATTGCACTACCAACCGAAAATCAGCCTCAAAGACCATGATGTCATTGGCATGGAGGCCTTAATCCGCTGGCAACATCCGCAACATGGCCTGGTCGCTCCCAATGAATTTATTCCTCTGGCGGAAGTCAGCGACCTCATCATGCCGCTCACGCAATGGGTGCTAGACAATGTGCTGCAACAGATGCGGGAATGGCATGATATGGGAATCAAGGCCAACGTTGCGGCGAACATCTCCGCTCGTAACTTGCAGGATAGCGATCTGCCGGACAAGATTGCGGTGTTGCTGGAGAGATATCAGATCGCCCCCCACTATCTGGAGCTGGAAATTACAGAGAGCGCGATTATCGTCGATCCTCTGCGCGCCACGGAAACCCTGCGCCGCATTCATGATCTGGGGGTGATCCTGTCCATCGACGATTTTGGCACAGGCTACACCTCCCTCTCTCACCTGAGGAAGCTGCCCATCTCTACCCTCAAGATCGACCTTTCCTTCATCAGCAAGATGCTAATCAGCAAAGATGATGCCGCCCTCGTACAATCCATCATCCACCTGGGTCACAATCTGGGCATGGATGTCATCGCCGAAGGCGTGGAGAATCAGGACACCCTGAGCATGCTGGGCGTGCTTGAATGCGACGTAGTGCAGGGCAACCTCATCAGCCCTCCGATGGCCGCCACAGAGATGACACAATGGCTCAGAAACCGGTGCTGA
- the rnhB gene encoding ribonuclease HII → MSFAYLLLAGVDEVGRGPLAGPVVAAAVILDPARPIAGLADSKALTEKRRQALDVEIREKALAWALGRAEVEEIDALNILQASLLAMQRAVAALSVTPHRALVDGNRCPVLACPAEAVIKGDQTVPVISAASIIAKVARDAEMVALGAVYPGYGFAVHKGYPTKAHLEALDRLGVLPVHRRSFAPVRNLLR, encoded by the coding sequence GTGAGCTTTGCATATCTTCTTTTGGCAGGCGTCGACGAGGTGGGGCGCGGACCACTTGCCGGGCCGGTGGTGGCTGCGGCAGTCATTCTCGATCCGGCACGCCCCATTGCGGGTCTTGCGGATTCCAAGGCGTTGACGGAAAAGCGCCGCCAGGCATTGGATGTCGAGATCCGCGAGAAGGCCTTGGCGTGGGCGCTGGGGCGGGCGGAGGTGGAGGAGATCGATGCGCTGAATATCCTGCAAGCGAGTTTGTTGGCCATGCAGCGTGCAGTGGCAGCACTATCGGTGACGCCGCACCGTGCGCTAGTGGATGGTAACCGCTGCCCTGTGTTGGCCTGCCCCGCCGAGGCGGTGATCAAGGGCGATCAGACCGTGCCCGTCATCAGTGCCGCCTCAATCATCGCCAAAGTGGCGCGCGATGCGGAAATGGTGGCGCTGGGTGCAGTTTATCCCGGTTATGGGTTTGCGGTGCATAAGGGATATCCCACCAAAGCACATCTGGAGGCGCTTGACCGGCTGGGTGTTTTGCCCGTCCATCGACGTTCCTTCGCGCCGGTGCGGAATCTGCTTCGGTAG